One genomic segment of Polyodon spathula isolate WHYD16114869_AA chromosome 17, ASM1765450v1, whole genome shotgun sequence includes these proteins:
- the LOC121329955 gene encoding cdc42 effector protein 3-like, which yields MPRKSSLFMRSLVAKRSRKQKMKEVLNADMISMPLGDFRHLSHIGRDEDPFGDLSFLQGSHKLLKSAQSEHNLLIACNPPPKPPRIHNDRPQSPHSGQQTELSFSTKKYSVSMSMLDNLDSEESWQEGIEDQEESRGLALTDRATKQDPSLEKDTKNKSPHNSEPDLYPYPAFLDLGPSILDDVLQVMNKHECKYLLPSDCGGNLK from the coding sequence atgcCGAGAAAGTCCTCCTTGTTCATGAGATCCTTGGTTGCCAAAAGGAGCAGAAAGCAGAAGATGAAGGAGGTGCTAAATGCAGACATGATCAGCATGCCACTGGGGGATTTCAGGCACCTGTCCCACATCGGGAGGGATGAAGACCCGTTTGGGGACCTCTCCTTCCTGCAGGGGAGTCACAAACTCCTGAAGAGCGCCCAGAGCGAGCACAACCTCCTCATAGCCTGCAACCCCCCTCCTAAACCACCCCGGATCCACAACGACAGGCCACAGTCCCCACACAGCGGCCAGCAGACAGAGCTGTCATTCAGCACAAAGAAATACTCTGTCTCCATGTCAATGCTGGACAATCTGGACTCTGAGGAGTCCTGGCAGGAGGGTATAGAGGACCAGGAGGAGAGCAGAGGACTGGCGCTCACTGACAGGGCAACAAAGCAAGACCCCAGCTTGGAGAAAGATACCAAGAACAAGAGTCCTCACAACTCTGAGCCAGATCTCTATCCCTATCCAGCATTCCTGGATCTCGGACCTTCCATCTTGGATGACGTTCTTCAAGTTATGAACAAACATGAATGTAAATATTTGCTTCCATCTGATTGTGGGGGAAATTTGAAATAA